A window from Megalops cyprinoides isolate fMegCyp1 chromosome 8, fMegCyp1.pri, whole genome shotgun sequence encodes these proteins:
- the LOC118781804 gene encoding MOB kinase activator 2-like isoform X3 — protein sequence MDWLMGKSKTKPNGKKPPTEEKKHYLESEYTKVRVVDFELKELVVLPREIDLNEWLASNTTTFFNLINLQYSTISEFCTGETCQAMTAACNTIYYWYDEKGKKTKCTAPQYIDFVMSLVQKLVTDEDIFPTKYGKEFPNSFESLVKKICRYLFHVLAHIYWAHFKETVALDLQGHLNTLYMHFIVFVREFNLVDPKETAIMDDLSEVLCAPSPSPAAQNHVTER from the exons GAAGTCTAAGACGAAGCCCAATGGAAAGAAGCCGCCCACCGAAGAGAAAAAGCACTACTTGGAGTCAGAGTACACCAAAGTACGGGTCGTTGACTTCGAACTCAAGGAGCTTGTGGTGTTGCCACGGGAGATTGACCTCAACGAATGGCTTGCCAGCAACA CAACAACCTTCTTCAATCTCATAAACCTGCAGTACAGCACAATCTCAGAGTTCTGCACTGGGGAGACGTGTCAAGCCATGACAGCAGCCTGCAATAC GATATACTACTGGTATGATGAGAAGGGGAAGAAGACAAAGTGCACGGCCCCGCAGTACATAGACTTCGTCATGAGTTTGGTGCAGAAGCTGGTGACAGATGAAGATATCTTTCCTACAAAATATG GCAAAGAGTTCCCCAATTCGTTTGAGTCACTGGTGAAGAAGATCTGCAGGTACCTGTTCCACGTGCTGGCGCACATCTACTGGGCGCACTTCAAGGAGACGGTGGCACTGGACCTGCAGGGACATTTGAACACTCTGTACATGCATTTCATCGTATTCGTAAGGGAATTCAACCTGGTGGACCCCAAGGAGACGGCCATAATGGACGACCTGTCCGAGGTGCTGTGCGCcccttcaccttcacctgctGCACAGAACCATGTGACGGAGAGATGA
- the kcnj11 gene encoding ATP-sensitive inward rectifier potassium channel 11 — MLSRKGLIPEDYVLTRLAENVLQPKYKTKQRKARFVAKNGTCNVAHTNIREQGRFLQDVFTTLVDLKWVHTLIIFTMSFLCSWLLFGMVWWLVAFAHGDLDQKGDDFVPCVTSIHSFSSAFLFSIEVQVTIGFGGRMITEECISAIIILIIQNIVGLVINAIMLGCIFMKTAQANRRAETLIFSKYAVIAVRNGKLCFMIRIGDLRKSMIISATVRMQVVRRTTTHEGEVMPLDQIDIQMDNPVGTNGIFLVSPLIICHVIDKNSPLYELSADDLQHEDIEIIVVLEGVVETTGITTQARTSYLSEEILWGHRFVSTVSEEEGMYAVDYSKFGNTVKVPTPSCSAKKLDEDGGLARFKLQDSSPSGSVRRRHPSLRIKQLSTCQ; from the coding sequence ATGTTGTCCAGAAAGGGACTTATTCCTGAAGATTATGTGCTGACACGTTTGGCGGAGAATGTTCTGCAACCCAAGTACAAAACCAAACAGAGAAAAGCTCGCTTCGTGGCCAAAAACGGGACCTGCAATGTGGCCCATACGAACATTAGAGAGCAAGGACGTTTTCTGCAAGATGTATTCACCACCCTCGTCGATTTAAAATGGGTTCACACGCTTATAATATTTACGATGTCTTTTCTATGCAGTTGGTTGCTGTTTGGTATGGTATGGTGGCTTGTAGCTTTCGCGCACGGGGACCTGGACCAGAAAGGAGACGACTTTGTCCCGTGCGTAACGAGCATTCACTCCTTCTCCTCGGCGTTTTTGTTTTCAATCGAGGTACAAGTGACTATCGGTTTCGGCGGGCGCATGATTACAGAGGAGTGTATCTCCGCCATCATCATACTGATCATTCAGAACATCGTCGGTCTGGTCATCAACGCAATCATGCTGGGCTGCATCTTCATGAAGACAGCTCAGGCAAACCGCCGCGCAGAGACGCTTATTTTCAGTAAGTACGCAGTCATCGCCGTCAGAAATGGCAAACTGTGTTTCATGATCCGCATTGGGGACCTTCGGAAGAGCATGATTATCAGCGCGACGGTCAGAATGCAGGTGGTGAGGAGGACGACTACGCACGAGGGGGAGGTGATGCCCCTCGACCAAATAGACATTCAGATGGACAATCCAGTTGGGACGAATGGCATCTTTCTAGTGTCCCCTCTCATCATATGTCACGTCATTGACAAAAACAGCCCTCTTTACGAGCTGTCCGCCGATGACTTGCAGCACGAAGACATAGAAATTATTGttgtgttggagggggtggTCGAAACTACTGGCATCACTACACAGGCCCGAACGTCTTACCTGTCGGAAGAGATACTGTGGGGGCATCGTTTTGTTTCCACTGTTTCCGAAGAGGAGGGAATGTACGCCGTGGATTACTCCAAATTCGGCAACACGGTGAAAGTGCCAACTCCAAGTTGTAGCGCTAAGAAACTGGATGAGGATGGTGGTTTGGCGCGATTCAAACTTCAAGACTCCTCGCCGAGCGGGTCGGTGAGAAGACGGCACCCTTCTTTACGCATAAAGCAGCTCAGCACATGTCAGTGA
- the LOC118781804 gene encoding MOB kinase activator 2-like isoform X1: MVGDHCTLSGDSTTLVSQKTSKNGLSCKMVLQAVGKVLRKSKTKPNGKKPPTEEKKHYLESEYTKVRVVDFELKELVVLPREIDLNEWLASNTTTFFNLINLQYSTISEFCTGETCQAMTAACNTIYYWYDEKGKKTKCTAPQYIDFVMSLVQKLVTDEDIFPTKYGKEFPNSFESLVKKICRYLFHVLAHIYWAHFKETVALDLQGHLNTLYMHFIVFVREFNLVDPKETAIMDDLSEVLCAPSPSPAAQNHVTER, from the exons ATGGTCGGAGATCACTGTACCCTTTCGGGAGACAGTACGACTCTGGTCTCGCAGAAGACCAGCAAAAACGGATTAAGTTGCAAAATGGTGCTTCAGGCTGTCGGCAAAGTGTTAAG GAAGTCTAAGACGAAGCCCAATGGAAAGAAGCCGCCCACCGAAGAGAAAAAGCACTACTTGGAGTCAGAGTACACCAAAGTACGGGTCGTTGACTTCGAACTCAAGGAGCTTGTGGTGTTGCCACGGGAGATTGACCTCAACGAATGGCTTGCCAGCAACA CAACAACCTTCTTCAATCTCATAAACCTGCAGTACAGCACAATCTCAGAGTTCTGCACTGGGGAGACGTGTCAAGCCATGACAGCAGCCTGCAATAC GATATACTACTGGTATGATGAGAAGGGGAAGAAGACAAAGTGCACGGCCCCGCAGTACATAGACTTCGTCATGAGTTTGGTGCAGAAGCTGGTGACAGATGAAGATATCTTTCCTACAAAATATG GCAAAGAGTTCCCCAATTCGTTTGAGTCACTGGTGAAGAAGATCTGCAGGTACCTGTTCCACGTGCTGGCGCACATCTACTGGGCGCACTTCAAGGAGACGGTGGCACTGGACCTGCAGGGACATTTGAACACTCTGTACATGCATTTCATCGTATTCGTAAGGGAATTCAACCTGGTGGACCCCAAGGAGACGGCCATAATGGACGACCTGTCCGAGGTGCTGTGCGCcccttcaccttcacctgctGCACAGAACCATGTGACGGAGAGATGA
- the LOC118781804 gene encoding MOB kinase activator 2-like isoform X2, which yields MRLKRNGSYTLNRKSKTKPNGKKPPTEEKKHYLESEYTKVRVVDFELKELVVLPREIDLNEWLASNTTTFFNLINLQYSTISEFCTGETCQAMTAACNTIYYWYDEKGKKTKCTAPQYIDFVMSLVQKLVTDEDIFPTKYGKEFPNSFESLVKKICRYLFHVLAHIYWAHFKETVALDLQGHLNTLYMHFIVFVREFNLVDPKETAIMDDLSEVLCAPSPSPAAQNHVTER from the exons GAAGTCTAAGACGAAGCCCAATGGAAAGAAGCCGCCCACCGAAGAGAAAAAGCACTACTTGGAGTCAGAGTACACCAAAGTACGGGTCGTTGACTTCGAACTCAAGGAGCTTGTGGTGTTGCCACGGGAGATTGACCTCAACGAATGGCTTGCCAGCAACA CAACAACCTTCTTCAATCTCATAAACCTGCAGTACAGCACAATCTCAGAGTTCTGCACTGGGGAGACGTGTCAAGCCATGACAGCAGCCTGCAATAC GATATACTACTGGTATGATGAGAAGGGGAAGAAGACAAAGTGCACGGCCCCGCAGTACATAGACTTCGTCATGAGTTTGGTGCAGAAGCTGGTGACAGATGAAGATATCTTTCCTACAAAATATG GCAAAGAGTTCCCCAATTCGTTTGAGTCACTGGTGAAGAAGATCTGCAGGTACCTGTTCCACGTGCTGGCGCACATCTACTGGGCGCACTTCAAGGAGACGGTGGCACTGGACCTGCAGGGACATTTGAACACTCTGTACATGCATTTCATCGTATTCGTAAGGGAATTCAACCTGGTGGACCCCAAGGAGACGGCCATAATGGACGACCTGTCCGAGGTGCTGTGCGCcccttcaccttcacctgctGCACAGAACCATGTGACGGAGAGATGA